A genomic stretch from Pochonia chlamydosporia 170 chromosome 4, whole genome shotgun sequence includes:
- a CDS encoding ring-14 protein (similar to Colletotrichum gloeosporioides Nara gc5 XP_007285344.1) — MKFARDFKETLASQDFPPHWVNKAIPYGQLKKCLKKVQRELQDLGLDPETLRALLDPKNTTSPVALQYNLKAATDSNLVRPKLTVYVHMQGGVAVDASLTPTSRIFFERVAAEIRSNHTCTTDSPADAQPAQVNDGSLNGHDIWRQATGADANTGETVEVPLVFDAEFFDTLQNDVNRLDALQVEEEGKMTSEVAELGKELSLVCRTSRFSKSDLARWRRIFELYLDAEVFFSTHERDHGSRSGQKALKQLQWFQAEVEKGSLARDFKLRESRTAFSRFVNLNLNLLKNLQFQELNKLAVTKILKKFDKRTSLGVSQTFRSAIQAEGLLSRDIAKDICAQMSQELVTVVPQLNDYLCPVCFSVAYRPVRLDCQHVFCIRCVVKIQRRNERHCPLCRADVVMNASADNLDRVLEKYMKRYFAKEVREKQRANEIERGIEDYGPGYTHHDCIVM; from the exons ATGAAGTTCGCTCGCGACTTTAAGGAAACTCTAGCCAGCCAAG ATTTCCCACCGCACTGGGTCAACAAGGCCATACCCTACGGCCAGCTGAAGAAATGTCTCAAGAAGGTACAACGGGAGTTGCAAgaccttggccttgatccAGAGACTCTTCGTGCGCTGCTCGACCCGAAAAACACAACATCTCCTGTCGCTCTGCAATACAATTTAAAAG CTGCGACCGATTCAAATCTCGTCCGTCCTAAGCTTACCGTCTATGTTCACATGCAAGGCGGTGTCGCCGTGGATGCGTCTTTGACACCCACTTCACGAATCTTTTTTGAGCGAGTTGCTGCAGAAATTCGATCAAACCATACATGTACCACCGACAGCCCTGCCGATGCGCAACCTGCCCAAGTAAATGATGGATCACTCAATGGCCACGACATATGGCGCCAAGCCACTGGAGCCGATGCCAACACTGGCGAGACAGTTGAGGTCCCCTTGGTCTTTGATGCCGAGTTTTTCGATACGCTTCAGAACGACGTGAACAGATTAGATGCTCTACAGGTAGAGGAAGAGGGGAAGATGACTTCAGAAGTAGCAGAGCTTGGCAAGGAGCTTTCACTAGTATGCCGCACCAGTCGATTCTCCAAGAGCGACCTCGCTCGTTGGCGGCGCATATTCGAGTTGTACCTGGATGCGGAAGTGTTCTTCAGTACTCATGAAAGAGATCATGGctcaaggtctggtcaaaaGGCGCTGAAGCAGCTACAGTGGTTTCAGGCCGAGGTTGAAAAGGGCAGTCTAGCAAGGGACTTCAAGCTTCGCGAAAGTCGAACGGCGTTCTCAAGATTTGTTAATCTGAACTTGAATTTGTTGAAGAATCTTCAATTCCAGGAACTTAACAAACTCGCTGTTACCAAAATCTTGAAGA AATTCGACAAGAGAACATCACTCGGCGTCTCGCAAACATTTCGGTCCGCCATACAAGCTGAGGGCCTTCTCTCAAGAGACATTGCCAAAGATATTTGTGCTCAAATGTCCCAAGAGCTGGTCACTGTGGTACCCCAGCTGAATGATTATTTGTGTCCGGTATGCTTTTCCGTGGCATACCGTCCAGTGCGACTTGATTGCCAGCATGTGTTTTGCATACGATGTGTGGTCAAAATTCAGCGTAGAAACGAGAGACACTGCCCGCTCTGTCGCGCAGATGTTGTCATGAACGCGTCCGCAG ATAATCTCGACCGGGTGCTAGAGAAGTACATGAAGAGGTATTTTGCCAAAGAAGTGAGGGAGAAGCAACGAGCGAACGAGATAGAACGTGGTATTGAGGATTACGGTCCAGGCTACACACATCATGACTGCATAGTCATGTAG